The following is a genomic window from Geminicoccaceae bacterium SCSIO 64248.
ACGTCGCGATCGAGAGCGCCGGCGTGACGCTGCTCCGGGGCGACCTGGTCGGCATCGTCGAGGCACGGCGACTGTCGCGGGCGGTCATGCGCAACATCCGCCAGAACCTGTTCTTCGCCTTCGTCTACAACGCGGCGGGCGTGCCGGTCGCCGGCGGGATCCTCTACCCGGTTTTCGGCATTCTCCTGTCGCCGATCGTCGCGGCCGCCGCCATGGCGCTGTCGTCGGTGAGCGTCATCGGCAACGCGCTCAGGCTCCGGGTCATTCGGCTCGACTGACGGGACGGGCCGATGTCCTGAACGAGATCCGTCGTTCGTCGAGGCCTCACGCTCAGTTCAACGTGAGCGCGGCTAGGATGAGGTAGCGGCCGGTCTTGGCGGCGGCGACCAGCAGGAGGAAGACCGGCAAGGGCTCACGCAGGACACCGGCCGCGACGGTCAGCGGATCGCCGACCACGGGGACCCAGCTGAGCAGCAACGACCACTTGCCCCAGCGCCGGTACCAGCGCTGGGCGCGATCCAACGCATCGGCCTTGGCCGGAAACCAGGGACGATCCCGAAAGCGTTCGATAGCCCGCCCGAGCAGCCAATTGACCGTCGAGCCCAGCACGTTGCCCGCGCTGGCGACCGCGATCAGCAGCCAGGGCGACTGATCCGATGTCAGCAGCAGACCGACCAGCGCTGCTTCGGACTGCATCGGCAGGATTGTCGCGGCGGCGAACGCGGTCAGGAACAGGCCGGCAAGAAGGGCGAGATCGGACATAAGCGTGGCAGGGCAAGAGCGCGATCACGCAGCGTTCCGGCGCGCGTCCCGCATGATTTGCTTCATCCGAGCCACGCTGGCGCCGAGGCTGTCGAAGATTGCCTGGCCGACAAGGAAATGGCCGATGTTCAGCTCGACGATGCCCGCCACCGCCGCCATCTCGGCCGCTGTCTCGTAATCCAGGCCATGCCCGGCGTGGCACTCTAGGCCCTGCATGGTCACCTGGTGGACGCCTTCGATCAAGCGGCGCCGTTCCTGGTCGCGGTTCGCGCCCGGCAAGGCCGCGCAATAGGTGCCGGTGTGCAATTCGACCGCGCCAGCGCCAAGCCGCTCGGCGATCGCGATCTGTCGTGGCTCCGGATCCAAGAACAGCGATACGCGGGTCCCGACCGCCCGCAAGCCGGCAATGACCGGAGCGAGCTGCGTCGCCAGTCCCGCGGCATCGAGACCGCCCTCCGTGGTCAGCTCCGCCCGGCGCTCCGGCACGAGGCAGGCGGCCTGCGGGCGGATTTCGGTGGCGAAGGCCAGCATGTCCATCGTCGCCGCCATCTCGAGGTTGAGAGGTGCCGCGAGGGCGTCGCGCATGGCGCGCACATCGGCGTCGCGGATATGGCGCCGGTCTTCCCGCAGATGGACGGTGATGCTGTCCGCACCGGAAACCAAGGCCAGACGCGCCGCCGTAAGAGGATCGGGATGGGTTCCCCCTCGGGCGTTGCGCAAGGTGGCGACGTGATCGACATTGACGCCCAGTCGGATCTCGGCGGGATTCACGGCGTGGCTCCACAGGCTTGGCTACGGCGGTAGGCCAGGTCGGCCGCGAGACGCAGCGCCGCCAACAGGCTGCCGGGATCGGCCCGTCCTGTCCCGGCGATGTCGAAAGCCGTGCCGTGGTCGGGTGATGTGCGCACAATCGGCAGGCCGAGGGTTACGTTCACGCCGCCATCCATGTCGAGGGTCTTAAGCGGGATCAAGGCTTGGTCGTGGTACATGCAGAGCGCGGCGTCGTAGCTGGTTCTGGCGCGCGCCGTGAACATCGTGTCGGGCGGCA
Proteins encoded in this region:
- a CDS encoding DedA family protein, encoding MSDLALLAGLFLTAFAAATILPMQSEAALVGLLLTSDQSPWLLIAVASAGNVLGSTVNWLLGRAIERFRDRPWFPAKADALDRAQRWYRRWGKWSLLLSWVPVVGDPLTVAAGVLREPLPVFLLLVAAAKTGRYLILAALTLN
- a CDS encoding pyridoxine 5'-phosphate synthase, with the translated sequence MNPAEIRLGVNVDHVATLRNARGGTHPDPLTAARLALVSGADSITVHLREDRRHIRDADVRAMRDALAAPLNLEMAATMDMLAFATEIRPQAACLVPERRAELTTEGGLDAAGLATQLAPVIAGLRAVGTRVSLFLDPEPRQIAIAERLGAGAVELHTGTYCAALPGANRDQERRRLIEGVHQVTMQGLECHAGHGLDYETAAEMAAVAGIVELNIGHFLVGQAIFDSLGASVARMKQIMRDARRNAA